The sequence CCAGCAGGTACAGCCCTGGGTACTGCAAGCACTAACGTTTGGCAACATGTTGCCGCGACTTACGATGGAACCTTAATTTCGATTTACATAAATGGGGTTTTAAGTGGAAGTGCCGTGGGCAGTTACACTTTTGCGGCAACTACAAATTCTATTATTCTAGGCACCAACTCCATTAGCGAAAGTTTCGATGGAGACATTGACGAAGTGCGAATTTGGAATACCTCAAGAATGCAATGTGAAATTAGTTCGTTTAAAGACTGTGAGATCCCGACTTCCTATACCAATTTAATTGCCAACTACCATTTTAATCAGGGCTTAGCTTCAGGCAGCAATTCAACAGTAACCACATTGGTGGATGCTTCTGGAAATTTATTTAGCGGAACATTAAACACTTTTTCTCTTACGGGTTCCACTTCCAACTGGGTTGGTACAGGTGGGGTTGTTTCAGGTGCTACCACAACATTAGCGCCAATCAGCATTAGCATTACCGCTAGTCCTTCGTTAACCGTTTGTTCAGGTAACACACTTACCTTAGCCGGCGCTGGGGCTACTAATTATACATGGACCGGAAGTATTTCAAACGCAGCAGCATTTACCCCAACAGCGAATAACACTTACAGCGTTATAGGAACAAATACACTTACTGGTTGCAGCAATAGTGCTGTGGCAACAGTCTCTGTAAAAACTTCACCAAGCATCACTGTAAATAGTGCTACAATTTGTTCAGGCAGCTCGGTGACCATTACCCCGGTTTCCACTGGTATCAATGCTTTTAACATCACTGGTGGCAATTTCACAGTAACGCCATCTACAACCACTTCTTATTCTGTAACTGGAACCGGAACTAATGGCTGTGTAAGTTCTAATACTGCCGTATCAACTGTTTCAGTTAATACAACGCCAACTATTACCGTAAACAGCGCTACTATCTGTTCAGGCAATTCTGTGACCATTACGCCGGTTTCCCCGGTTATCACTGCTTTTAACATCACTGGTGGTAGTTTCACTGTGACGCCATCTACAACCACTTCTTATTCTGTAACCGGAACCGGAACTAATGGCTGTGTAAGTTCTAATACTGCCGTATCAACTGTTTCAGTTAATACAACGCCAACTATTACCGTAAACAGCGCTACTATCTGTTCAGGTAATTCTGTGACCATTACGCCGGTTTCCACTGGCATCACTGCTTTCTACATCACTGGTGGTAGTTTCACTGTGACGCCATCTACAACCACTTCTTATTCTGTAACCGGAACCGGAACTAATGGCTGTGTAAGTTCTAATACTGCCGTATCAACTGTTTCAGTTAATACAACGCCAACTATTACCGTAAACAGTGCTACTATCTGTTCAGGTAATTCCGTGACCATTACACCGGTTTCCACGGGTATCACTGCTTTTAACATCACTGGTGGTAGTTTCACTGTGACGCCATCTACAACCACTTCTTATTCTGTAACCGGAACCGGAACTAATGGCTGTGTAAGTTCTAATACTGCCGTATCAACTGTTTCAGTTAATACAACGCCAACTATTACCGTAAACAGTGCTACTATCTGTTCAGGTAATTCCGTGACCATTACACCGGTTTCCACGGGTATCACTGCTTTCAACATCACGGGTGGTAATTTCACGGTGACGCCATCAACAACCACTTCTTATTCTGTAACGGGAACGGGCACCAACGGTTGTGCAGCGTCTAACACTGCAGTAAGCACCGTTTATGTAAATGCTAATCCCACTATTACTGTAAACAGTGGTACCATCTGCGCAGGTCAATCATTTACCATAGTTCCAGCAGGCGCAAATACTTACACGATCCAGGGAGGAAGCACGGTTGTAAATCCCACTATCATGACTTCTTATACCGTAACCGGGGTGAGTAGTTTAGGTTGCTTAAGTACAAATACGGTAACAAGTCACGTACACGTAAATACACTACCGGCAGTAAATGCCGGCAGCGGGAAAATAACTATTTGTAAAGGGGAATCTACAATCCTTAGTGCAGATGGAGCATTGACGTACGTTTGGAGTACTTCAGAAAATACAAATACGATCAGTATTTCACCAACCATCACAACTATATATACGGTTACTGGTACTGATGCAAATGGTTGTGTTAATACATCTACAGTGTCACAGGACGTTTCTGAGTGCACGGGCATTGAAAACCGTTCTCAATTAAGTTCTTCAGTAAAAATATTTCCTAATCCTTCCACAGGTGCTTTCACAACTCAGTTTGAATTTGAAGGGACTAAAGAAATTTTGATCTTGAATGAAATTGGTCAAACGCTTGAAATACGATCTACTGAAAATCAATCTGAGACCTTTGACATAACAAAACATGGGAATGGCATTTATTTTATCAAAGTAAGAAGTAATGTCGCTTCAGGCAATTTCAGAGTTATTGTACAATAAAAGGGATCTAAATTCATTTAAATAGACAAGAGAGGCCTCAGCAATGTGGCCTTTTCTTTTGATTTAATTCTGGTAGAAAACATCGCATCCATTTTTTAAATATTTACATGACACACTTTTTATGACCCGCTCGATGCATCTCGACTGTGCACTAGCTGGCCTTAACATCCACAGGATGTTAATCCTGCTCGATGCATCTCGACTACGCTCGATGTGACAGTCTGAATTGCTCGATGTGACAGTTGAGTGTGCTCGATGTGACAGTTGGCTAGGCTCGATGTGACAGTCTGAATTGCTCGATGAGGCAGTTGGCTAGGCTCGATGTGGCATTGCATGATCTTGAATAGGCTCGGGTTGAACGCAAAACTTTATATTGATTTTGATGGAGCCAATACAATGCACTCAAAAAAAAAGAGCTTCCGTTGAGAAGCTCTTATCTGTGTTTAATCTGCCTGTAAAAAAGGATACTTATAATCTACTGGCGGTACAAAGGTTTCTTTAATGGTGCGTGGAGAAACCCAACGCAATAAATTGATTTTAGCTCCGGCTTTATCATTGGTTCCGCTACCTCTGGCTCCTCCAAAGGGTTGCTGACCAACAACAGCTCCGGTACATTTATCATTGATGTAAAAATTACCAGCAGCGTTGCTTAATTTTTTGGATGCTAATTCAATAGCGTAACGGTCTGTAGCTAATATAGCTCCAGTTAAGGCGTAAATAGATGTGCTATCAACAAGCTCTAATGTCTCTTCAAATTTATTTTCATCGTAAACGAAGATTGTTAGAACCGGACCAAACAATTCTTCGCACATGGTTACATAGTTTGGATCTTTGGTAACAATGATCGTTGGCTCAATGAACCAGCCTTTGCTCTTATCGTAATTTCCACCGGCAATAACTTCTACGTTGCTATCTTTTTTAGCAGCATCGATGTATTTTGCTAGCTTATCGAAACTCTTTTCGTCAATAACTGCGTTGATAAAGTTGGTAAAATCTTCTGTAGGTCCCATTTTCATAGACTTAAGATCAGCCAACACAAAGTCTTTTACTTCAGGCCATAAATTCGTTGGAATATAGGCACGGGAAGCGGCAGAGCATTTTTGTCCCTGGTATTCAAAAGCTCCACGCGAAATAGCTACTGCTAAAGATTTCGCTTCAGCCGATTTGTGAGCCATAATAAAATCTTTACCGCCCGTTTCGCCCACTATACGTGGATAGGACCTGTATTTATGAATGTTATTTCCGATAGTTTGCCAGATGTTTTGGAAAACTTCTGTGCTTCCGGTAAAGTGGATACCAGCAAAGTCTTTGTGGTTAAAAATCACTTCGGCCGCATCGGGACCACTAGGATAGATTAAATTGATTACACCATCCGGCACACCAGCTTTTTTGAAAACTTCCATTAATACGTTAGCGCTATAAACGGCAGTATTACTGGGTTTCCAAACTACAACGTTACCCATCATGGCACAGCTGCTTGGTAAATTTCCTGCAATGGCCGTAAAATTAAATGGTGTAAGTGCATAAACAAATCCTTCCAAAGGTCTCCATTCTAAACGGTTCCAGACTCCAGGTGAAGAAATAGGTTGTTCAGAATAAACTTCGGTCATGTACTGCACATTAAATCTCAAGAAGTCAATGATCTCACAGGCACTGTCGATCTCTGCCTGGTAAACGCTTTTACTTTGTCCCAGCATTGTAGCGGCGTTCATTTTAGCACGGTAAGGACCGGCAATTAGTTCAGCAGCTCTTAAAAAGATACTGGCGCGGTGTTCCCAGCTTAAAGCAGCCCATTTTTCTTTTGCGGCTAAAGCGGCATCAATTGCCTGCGTTACATGGTTTTTATCGCTTTTGTGAAAATGTCCAAGTACATGCTGATGATCGTGCGGCGGATAGATGCGGACGGTTACGTTGCTTTCAACCTCCTTGCCACCAATGTGCATTGGAATGTTAGTTTTTACGCTACGTAATTCTTTTAGCATAGCTTGTAATTCCTTGCGCTCCGGACTTCCAGGTGCATAATTTTTAATGGGTTCGTTAACCGCTACGGGCACTTTATAAATTCCTTTTGGCATATCTATTTATTTCGAGTTGTTTATTTATTATTTCGGGTTAGGGCCGATTTAAAAGAGTTCAAAGATACTATCTTTAGTGAAATTTTGAGGCATATTAGGAATTTTTAGTGTTGGTTTTCTAGTACAGGAAGGTTGCCGCTCCCGATAGCTATCGGGACTCGGATTTCAATCATCCAGGGTGGCGTTCACGCTGATTGCCCAGATAACACTGATCTTTGTGCCTGTGGTTGCCGCTGATTGCACCAATCTGTGCGCCTAAAATTAACGGAACTGATAACCATCGGGATCGCTTGTAGCGAACTGATGGATTTAGCAGAACTTTATGCCTAGTTTGACGCTGATCGCACACATATCGCTGATCAAAACCGCGGAAAAAAATG is a genomic window of Sphingobacteriaceae bacterium containing:
- the pruA gene encoding 1-pyrroline-5-carboxylate dehydrogenase; its protein translation is MPKGIYKVPVAVNEPIKNYAPGSPERKELQAMLKELRSVKTNIPMHIGGKEVESNVTVRIYPPHDHQHVLGHFHKSDKNHVTQAIDAALAAKEKWAALSWEHRASIFLRAAELIAGPYRAKMNAATMLGQSKSVYQAEIDSACEIIDFLRFNVQYMTEVYSEQPISSPGVWNRLEWRPLEGFVYALTPFNFTAIAGNLPSSCAMMGNVVVWKPSNTAVYSANVLMEVFKKAGVPDGVINLIYPSGPDAAEVIFNHKDFAGIHFTGSTEVFQNIWQTIGNNIHKYRSYPRIVGETGGKDFIMAHKSAEAKSLAVAISRGAFEYQGQKCSAASRAYIPTNLWPEVKDFVLADLKSMKMGPTEDFTNFINAVIDEKSFDKLAKYIDAAKKDSNVEVIAGGNYDKSKGWFIEPTIIVTKDPNYVTMCEELFGPVLTIFVYDENKFEETLELVDSTSIYALTGAILATDRYAIELASKKLSNAAGNFYINDKCTGAVVGQQPFGGARGSGTNDKAGAKINLLRWVSPRTIKETFVPPVDYKYPFLQAD